The following proteins are encoded in a genomic region of Acetobacter oryzoeni:
- the bioD gene encoding dethiobiotin synthase: MKTPTRAVRICQSFDAAEKYDQAATVQRVAARELFQRIHTSMDAKKPLRILEIGCGTGLLTEHLRACWPDADILATDFAPNMLARAKSRLGESVSYHQMDATTPDVNGPFDLICGNLIMQWLPEPAKVLRTLAKLLAPGGVLAVSTLLDGTFAEWQQACKQEGQQAATPVYPELTAVQSWCPPAFSGGWAEQDIVQAFADGLDFVRHLKATGASVPRDGAVPLSSTYLRRVALRFQQAGCAITWRVGYACFRKPPRKGVFVTGTDTGIGKTLVSACLVRCWQGAYWKPLQSGLADEEGDTPTVKHLAGDPPCFKPAGAFLAPLSPDAAARAEGVQVDPAQLALPQGDADKPLVVEGAGGLMVPATPDLMMIDLAQRWGLPVVLVARSELGTLNHTLLSLEALRARHIAVAGVVLSGPLNAENRETIAQKGRVRILAEVPFCAEITPDVVSELAKLFPQWDDVCQ; encoded by the coding sequence ATGAAAACACCCACCCGCGCTGTGCGTATTTGCCAAAGTTTTGATGCCGCCGAAAAGTATGATCAAGCAGCCACGGTGCAACGTGTGGCAGCGCGTGAACTGTTCCAGCGCATACACACCAGCATGGATGCCAAAAAGCCCCTGCGTATTTTGGAAATTGGTTGCGGCACTGGGTTGCTAACCGAACATCTGCGCGCTTGCTGGCCTGATGCAGATATTCTGGCAACGGATTTTGCGCCAAATATGCTCGCGCGGGCTAAAAGCCGGTTAGGGGAAAGTGTTTCCTACCATCAGATGGACGCGACCACGCCAGATGTGAACGGCCCATTTGATCTGATTTGTGGCAATCTGATTATGCAATGGTTACCAGAACCCGCAAAGGTTTTGCGCACTCTTGCAAAGCTTCTGGCTCCGGGTGGTGTGCTTGCGGTTTCTACATTGCTGGACGGCACATTTGCTGAATGGCAACAGGCCTGTAAGCAAGAAGGACAACAGGCAGCAACTCCGGTTTACCCAGAATTAACCGCTGTGCAAAGTTGGTGCCCGCCTGCGTTTTCTGGTGGTTGGGCAGAGCAGGATATTGTGCAGGCTTTTGCAGATGGGCTGGATTTTGTACGGCATCTGAAGGCTACAGGCGCATCTGTTCCGCGCGATGGCGCTGTGCCGTTATCTTCTACATATTTGCGCCGCGTTGCTTTGCGGTTTCAGCAAGCAGGATGCGCCATTACATGGCGTGTTGGGTATGCCTGTTTCCGTAAGCCACCACGCAAAGGCGTATTTGTAACGGGCACCGATACTGGCATTGGCAAAACGCTGGTTTCCGCCTGCTTGGTGCGGTGCTGGCAGGGGGCTTATTGGAAGCCCTTGCAAAGCGGTTTGGCGGATGAGGAAGGGGATACCCCTACAGTGAAGCACCTTGCCGGAGATCCGCCTTGCTTCAAACCCGCAGGGGCTTTTCTTGCGCCCCTTTCTCCCGATGCTGCAGCGCGTGCAGAAGGTGTGCAGGTTGATCCCGCCCAACTGGCGCTGCCACAAGGTGATGCAGATAAGCCGCTGGTTGTAGAAGGCGCAGGCGGCCTGATGGTGCCTGCAACGCCAGACCTGATGATGATTGATCTGGCCCAACGCTGGGGCTTGCCCGTAGTGCTGGTGGCGCGGAGTGAGCTTGGCACGCTTAACCATACTTTGTTGAGCTTGGAAGCCTTGCGTGCCCGGCACATTGCCGTGGCTGGTGTGGTGCTAAGTGGCCCACTGAATGCAGAAAACCGTGAGACAATCGCGCAAAAAGGCAGGGTGCGTATTCTGGCAGAAGTGCCGTTTTGTGCGGAAATTACACCAGATGTGGTGTCTGAACTGGCGAAGCTTTTCCCGCAGTGGGACGATGTCTGCCAGTAA
- the lexA gene encoding transcriptional repressor LexA: MLTRKQHKLLLFIDSHLKQTGFSPSFDEMREAMGLRSKSGIHRLISGLEERGFLRRHHHRARALEVIQLPEMQELPPNVVRASFTRPKAETVRIPLYGRIAAGLPIEAVPDTTHALTVPAEMLGSGDYYALEVAGDSMVDAGILDGDNVIIRRTDQAENGQIVVALIDEHEVTLKRLRRKGNMIALEPANSSYETRIVPAEKLRIQGCLAGLIRQY; the protein is encoded by the coding sequence ATGCTGACGCGCAAACAGCACAAACTCCTGCTTTTTATTGATTCGCACCTCAAACAAACAGGTTTCTCACCTTCCTTTGATGAAATGCGTGAGGCTATGGGCCTGCGCTCCAAATCTGGCATTCACCGGCTTATTTCCGGGCTGGAAGAACGCGGGTTCTTGCGCCGTCATCACCATCGGGCGCGGGCGCTGGAAGTTATTCAACTGCCAGAAATGCAGGAACTGCCACCCAACGTGGTGCGTGCCAGCTTTACACGCCCCAAAGCCGAAACCGTACGAATCCCGCTTTATGGGCGCATTGCCGCAGGCCTACCCATAGAAGCCGTGCCTGATACCACCCATGCGCTCACGGTTCCTGCCGAAATGCTGGGCAGCGGTGATTACTACGCGTTGGAAGTAGCCGGAGATTCCATGGTGGATGCTGGCATTCTGGATGGTGACAACGTCATTATCCGCCGCACAGATCAAGCCGAAAATGGGCAGATTGTGGTGGCGCTAATTGATGAGCATGAAGTTACGCTCAAACGCCTGCGCCGCAAGGGCAACATGATTGCGCTGGAACCTGCCAATTCCAGCTACGAAACCCGTATTGTTCCGGCTGAAAAGCTGCGTATTCAGGGCTGCTTGGCTGGGTTGATCCGTCAATATTAA
- a CDS encoding molybdopterin molybdotransferase MoeA translates to MRIQVQKVKYSCIKAVQQAKKGGIFMLDVAVARARILKNLKTCGQEIVLISQACGRVLAQPVHARTANPPVSVSAMDGYAAKAEDALEGAVLRIVGEAPAGHPCTVTVQKEECVRLFTGAQIPAGADTVIIQENVQREGDHAKLTAPARQGQYIRQQGQDFQKNDELLPAGRRLGPRDIGLAAAGGHVWLTVSRRPRVGILATGDEIILPGDPAPADGIFNSATFMVAALLQQQGAETIMLPIARDNMESLTTQFRQAASLDMLVSIGGASVGDYDLVRPALAEIGLQQDFWKIAMRPGKPLMSGRLGNTPIIGLPGNPVAAMVCSIVFVTPALHALMGLPVGDELQTEPAILGCDVKENDARQDFLRATLAPSPQGAVPVATPFSRQDSAQLNILKQSQVLVMRAPFAPAQKAGTPCQIIRLP, encoded by the coding sequence ATGCGCATACAAGTGCAAAAGGTCAAGTATTCTTGCATCAAAGCGGTGCAACAGGCCAAAAAAGGAGGAATTTTTATGCTGGATGTGGCTGTTGCGCGCGCCCGAATTCTTAAAAACCTAAAAACATGCGGGCAGGAAATTGTGCTGATTTCGCAGGCATGTGGCCGCGTGCTGGCCCAGCCCGTTCATGCCCGCACGGCCAACCCACCGGTTTCTGTTTCCGCAATGGATGGATATGCCGCAAAAGCGGAAGATGCGCTGGAAGGCGCGGTTTTGCGCATTGTGGGCGAAGCCCCCGCAGGCCACCCATGCACTGTTACAGTGCAGAAGGAGGAATGTGTACGGCTATTTACCGGCGCGCAAATTCCCGCTGGCGCAGATACCGTTATCATTCAGGAAAACGTGCAGCGTGAAGGTGATCACGCCAAGCTGACGGCCCCGGCACGCCAAGGGCAGTATATTCGCCAGCAGGGGCAGGATTTTCAGAAAAACGATGAGTTGTTGCCAGCTGGGCGCAGACTCGGCCCTCGAGATATCGGGTTGGCTGCTGCAGGCGGGCATGTGTGGCTTACGGTTTCGCGCCGCCCACGCGTAGGTATTCTGGCCACAGGTGATGAAATTATCCTGCCCGGAGACCCAGCCCCGGCAGATGGCATTTTCAATTCCGCCACCTTCATGGTGGCTGCCCTCCTACAACAGCAGGGCGCAGAAACCATTATGCTCCCCATTGCGCGCGACAATATGGAAAGCCTGACAACCCAGTTCCGCCAAGCTGCCTCGTTGGATATGCTGGTGAGCATTGGTGGTGCAAGCGTGGGAGATTACGATCTGGTGCGCCCTGCTCTGGCCGAAATCGGGCTACAGCAGGATTTCTGGAAAATTGCCATGCGCCCCGGCAAACCGCTTATGTCTGGCCGGCTGGGTAATACGCCCATTATTGGCCTGCCCGGTAACCCCGTGGCCGCCATGGTGTGCTCCATTGTGTTTGTAACACCTGCCCTGCACGCTCTTATGGGGCTACCCGTTGGCGATGAACTCCAAACAGAACCCGCCATTCTGGGCTGTGATGTGAAAGAAAACGATGCCCGGCAGGATTTTTTACGCGCAACACTTGCGCCCTCCCCGCAAGGCGCTGTACCTGTGGCCACGCCTTTTTCCCGGCAGGATTCAGCACAGCTGAACATTCTCAAGCAAAGCCAGGTTTTGGTAATGCGTGCCCCCTTTGCTCCGGCACAAAAAGCAGGCACACCCTGCCAGATAATCCGCCTGCCCTGA
- the rpmG gene encoding 50S ribosomal protein L33 — MAKTNVIKIRLVSTADTGYFYVTKKNARAHTGKMELKKYDPVARKHVVFREAKIK; from the coding sequence ATGGCCAAGACCAACGTTATCAAGATCCGTCTCGTCTCCACGGCGGACACCGGTTACTTCTACGTGACCAAGAAAAATGCTCGTGCGCACACCGGTAAAATGGAACTGAAGAAGTACGATCCGGTTGCTCGCAAGCACGTCGTGTTCCGCGAAGCCAAGATCAAATAA
- a CDS encoding FtsB family cell division protein, with protein MQIGRFIRRTVRAVVPPLVFLGIAGYFGWNATQGDHGIQAYKQQLGLLEQAKQSKQDAIAEQAAWHRRVNGLREQSLDTDILDERARAMLNMADRNDIVVPYDRRDPLF; from the coding sequence GTGCAGATCGGTCGTTTCATTCGTCGCACAGTGCGGGCGGTTGTGCCCCCTTTGGTTTTTCTTGGCATTGCAGGCTATTTTGGCTGGAACGCAACGCAGGGTGATCACGGTATTCAGGCTTACAAGCAGCAATTGGGGCTGCTGGAACAGGCCAAACAATCCAAACAGGATGCCATTGCCGAGCAGGCTGCATGGCACCGCCGCGTAAACGGCCTGCGTGAACAATCCCTGGATACAGATATTCTGGATGAACGCGCCCGCGCCATGCTGAACATGGCAGACCGGAATGATATTGTTGTGCCCTACGATAGGCGAGACCCGCTGTTTTAA
- the eno gene encoding phosphopyruvate hydratase, with product MSAIVDIIAREILDSRGNPTVEVDVELASGARGRAAVPSGASTGAHEAVELRDGDPKRFGGKGVLKAVENIENEILPTLQGAESADQIDIDNAMIDLDGTPNKSRMGANAILGVSLAIAKATAAELHVPLYRYIGGVFAHVLPVPMMNIVNGGEHADNPIDIQEFMVQPVGAPTVADAIRWGSEIFAQLKKALSAAGYNTNVGDEGGFAPALKSADEALGFITRAVEAAGYRPGEDVTFALDCASTEFFKDGKYNLKGEGKVFDSAGMVSYLSDLVSRYPIVSIEDGMAEDDWEGWALLTHELGKKIQLVGDDLFVTNPERLRRGIQAGVANSLLVKVNQIGTLTETLQAVEMAHRAGYTAVMSHRSGETEDSTIADLAVATNCGQIKTGSLSRSDRTAKYNQLIRIEQELATAARYAGRTILKTA from the coding sequence ATGAGTGCCATTGTTGACATTATCGCACGTGAAATTCTGGACAGCCGCGGCAACCCAACGGTTGAAGTAGATGTGGAGCTGGCATCCGGCGCCAGAGGGCGTGCGGCTGTACCTTCTGGTGCCTCAACCGGTGCGCATGAAGCCGTAGAACTGCGCGATGGTGACCCCAAGCGGTTTGGTGGCAAGGGTGTTCTCAAAGCTGTTGAGAACATTGAAAACGAAATTCTGCCCACGCTACAGGGTGCCGAATCGGCAGATCAGATCGATATCGACAACGCCATGATTGATCTGGATGGCACACCCAACAAAAGCCGCATGGGTGCCAACGCCATTCTGGGTGTGTCCCTCGCCATTGCCAAAGCCACGGCAGCCGAACTGCATGTGCCACTCTACCGCTACATTGGTGGCGTGTTTGCCCATGTTCTGCCCGTGCCAATGATGAATATTGTCAACGGTGGTGAACATGCAGATAACCCCATTGATATTCAGGAATTCATGGTGCAGCCGGTGGGTGCGCCTACTGTGGCCGATGCCATCCGCTGGGGTTCGGAAATTTTTGCCCAGCTGAAAAAGGCCCTGAGCGCTGCTGGCTACAACACCAATGTTGGGGATGAAGGCGGCTTTGCCCCCGCCCTTAAATCTGCCGATGAAGCACTGGGCTTTATCACCCGTGCCGTGGAAGCCGCAGGCTACCGCCCGGGTGAAGACGTGACCTTTGCGCTGGACTGCGCCAGCACCGAGTTCTTCAAGGACGGCAAATACAACCTGAAGGGCGAAGGCAAGGTATTCGATTCCGCTGGCATGGTGTCTTACCTGTCTGACCTTGTAAGCCGTTACCCGATTGTTTCCATCGAAGACGGCATGGCTGAAGATGACTGGGAAGGCTGGGCCCTGCTGACGCACGAACTGGGCAAGAAAATCCAGCTGGTTGGGGATGATCTGTTTGTAACCAACCCGGAACGCCTGCGCCGCGGCATTCAGGCTGGTGTTGCCAACTCCCTGCTGGTGAAGGTCAACCAGATTGGCACGCTGACAGAAACACTTCAGGCTGTGGAAATGGCGCATCGCGCTGGCTACACCGCCGTGATGAGCCATCGCTCTGGTGAAACAGAAGATTCCACCATTGCTGATCTGGCTGTGGCCACAAACTGTGGGCAGATCAAAACCGGCTCCCTTTCCCGCTCCGATCGGACAGCCAAATACAACCAGCTCATCCGTATTGAGCAGGAACTGGCAACTGCTGCACGCTATGCAGGCCGCACCATTTTAAAAACCGCATAA
- a CDS encoding DUF3429 domain-containing protein, with the protein MKKLPFLAVVLMAAGLLPFVACTCGIVFFDSGVPVPNLLMALVIYGAVSLSFIGAVHWGLALELDRAILTSGADRADNLRLVLGVVPAFAGWIAAYLAYAWVPLAGVIILAAFFPLVALAERSAWQRGWLPPGYMSMRWIATAVTECCLLMVLLVRAF; encoded by the coding sequence ATGAAAAAACTTCCATTTCTGGCTGTGGTGCTTATGGCAGCAGGGCTCTTGCCCTTTGTTGCCTGCACATGCGGCATTGTGTTTTTCGATTCCGGCGTACCTGTGCCCAATCTGCTGATGGCGTTGGTGATTTACGGGGCAGTAAGCCTATCTTTTATCGGGGCCGTGCATTGGGGGCTGGCGCTGGAGCTTGATCGCGCCATTCTGACAAGCGGGGCAGACAGGGCCGATAATCTGCGTTTGGTTTTGGGTGTGGTGCCCGCTTTTGCCGGGTGGATTGCGGCTTACTTGGCCTATGCATGGGTGCCGCTTGCCGGGGTGATTATTCTGGCAGCGTTTTTTCCGCTGGTGGCGTTGGCTGAACGTAGCGCATGGCAGCGTGGCTGGTTGCCGCCCGGCTATATGAGCATGCGCTGGATTGCCACGGCGGTAACGGAATGTTGCCTGCTTATGGTGCTGCTTGTGCGGGCATTCTAA
- the thiO gene encoding glycine oxidase ThiO, producing MNGKPRILVKGAGVAGMTAAVALAERGGDVTLYESGGRVGAGASWMAGGMLAPWCEAESAPEEVTAQSIDSVEWWAEHVPDVTREGSLVLAPARDVGEIARFGRRTSHFQTVGTVEITQLEPDLAGRFHKGLFFPDEGHVDPRKALKALLARLEQLGGHAEFGETCPDEATFDWVVECTGLAAREKLDNLRGVRGEMLLLRCPDVTLHRPVRMLHPRIPVYIVPRADHVFMVGATMIESENAGGMTVRSMMELLNAAWTLHPGFAEAEILEMGTGLRPSYPDNMPRVVQDGKRIYINGMYRHGFLLSPARAREAADLIFGPQA from the coding sequence ATGAACGGCAAACCGCGCATTCTGGTAAAAGGGGCCGGTGTGGCGGGTATGACAGCCGCCGTAGCATTGGCTGAACGGGGTGGCGATGTCACCCTGTATGAAAGCGGAGGCCGCGTGGGGGCCGGGGCTTCATGGATGGCAGGTGGCATGCTTGCCCCGTGGTGCGAGGCCGAATCTGCGCCAGAGGAAGTCACCGCCCAATCCATCGATTCGGTAGAGTGGTGGGCCGAGCATGTGCCCGATGTCACGCGTGAAGGTAGCCTTGTGCTGGCACCTGCGCGAGATGTGGGGGAAATTGCCCGCTTTGGCCGTCGCACATCGCATTTTCAGACGGTAGGCACAGTAGAAATCACTCAGCTTGAGCCCGATCTGGCAGGCCGTTTCCATAAAGGGCTGTTCTTTCCCGATGAAGGGCATGTGGACCCGCGCAAGGCCTTAAAGGCTCTTCTGGCACGGTTGGAACAACTGGGAGGCCACGCCGAGTTTGGTGAAACCTGCCCGGATGAAGCCACGTTTGATTGGGTGGTGGAGTGCACCGGCCTTGCTGCGCGTGAAAAGCTGGACAATCTGCGAGGCGTGCGGGGTGAAATGTTGCTACTGCGCTGCCCGGATGTCACCTTGCATCGGCCTGTGCGTATGCTGCACCCGCGCATACCGGTTTACATTGTGCCAAGGGCTGACCATGTGTTCATGGTCGGGGCCACAATGATTGAAAGCGAAAATGCTGGCGGCATGACGGTGCGTTCCATGATGGAACTTCTGAACGCGGCATGGACCCTGCACCCCGGTTTTGCCGAGGCGGAAATTCTGGAAATGGGCACAGGTTTGCGTCCGTCTTACCCAGATAACATGCCCCGCGTGGTGCAGGATGGAAAACGCATTTATATCAACGGTATGTACCGGCACGGTTTTCTGCTTTCTCCCGCTCGGGCGCGGGAGGCGGCAGACTTGATATTCGGCCCACAGGCCTAA
- the thiS gene encoding sulfur carrier protein ThiS, translating to MKVVVNDTAHEVSAKTLAALIDELGYSSARIATALNGRFVPKATRNETPLEEGAQIEIVAPMQGG from the coding sequence ATGAAAGTTGTGGTTAACGATACAGCGCACGAGGTTTCTGCCAAAACACTGGCGGCCCTGATAGATGAGCTCGGCTATAGCAGTGCACGCATTGCTACTGCGCTGAATGGTCGGTTTGTGCCCAAGGCAACGCGCAATGAAACGCCGCTGGAAGAAGGGGCGCAAATTGAAATTGTTGCCCCCATGCAAGGGGGCTGA
- a CDS encoding thiazole synthase, with amino-acid sequence MAVSFYGQDVVSPLMLGTAQYPSPEILRDAVLAAQPGVVTVSLRRESAGERAGQAFWSLIQELKVPVLPNTAGCHTVKEAVTTAHMAREVFGTDWVKLEVIGELDTLQPDVFGLVEAARILTEDGFKVFPYTTEDLVVAEKLLAVGCEVLMPWGAPIGSGKGLNNVFGLRAMRAHFPGVPLVVDAGIGVPSHAAQALELGYDAVLINTAVAKAGDPVNMARAFRLAVEAGELARIADPMEERDMAVPSTPVAGKAMLA; translated from the coding sequence ATGGCTGTTTCATTTTACGGGCAGGATGTTGTCTCGCCACTCATGCTGGGTACGGCCCAGTATCCATCCCCCGAGATTTTGCGCGATGCCGTGCTGGCTGCGCAGCCGGGTGTTGTAACTGTTTCCCTCCGCCGCGAATCTGCGGGGGAGCGTGCCGGGCAGGCGTTCTGGTCTCTCATTCAGGAACTCAAGGTGCCGGTGCTGCCAAATACGGCGGGTTGCCACACGGTTAAGGAAGCCGTCACCACTGCGCACATGGCGCGGGAAGTGTTCGGTACGGATTGGGTGAAGCTGGAAGTGATTGGGGAGCTGGATACGCTCCAGCCAGATGTGTTCGGGCTTGTAGAGGCCGCGCGTATTCTTACCGAAGATGGTTTCAAGGTGTTCCCCTACACCACGGAAGATTTGGTGGTGGCGGAAAAACTTCTGGCCGTGGGGTGCGAGGTGCTGATGCCGTGGGGTGCGCCTATTGGTTCTGGCAAGGGTTTGAACAACGTGTTCGGCCTGCGGGCCATGCGGGCGCATTTTCCCGGTGTGCCATTGGTGGTGGATGCCGGTATTGGTGTGCCCTCCCACGCCGCGCAGGCGCTGGAGTTAGGTTATGATGCGGTGCTGATAAACACCGCCGTGGCCAAGGCGGGAGACCCCGTAAATATGGCCCGTGCGTTTCGTCTGGCGGTAGAGGCCGGGGAGCTGGCCCGTATTGCAGACCCAATGGAAGAGCGCGATATGGCTGTTCCTTCTACTCCCGTTGCAGGAAAGGCCATGCTGGCATGA
- a CDS encoding thiamine phosphate synthase — protein MTALPQKIYPVVDSATWVDRLGGAGARFIQLRLKDMEEDALRAEIRQGHAYAKQHGVCLVLNDYWQIALDEGIDYIHLGQEDLDTADLAAIRKGGIRLGISTHCHEELDRALSCNPDYVALGPIWETKLKKMAFGPQGPLKLTEWRKLIGNLPLVAIGGITLERAWACIEAGADSVSAVSAFIRQPDPEGQVKAWLAAVEG, from the coding sequence ATGACAGCTCTGCCCCAAAAGATTTATCCCGTTGTTGATAGCGCCACATGGGTGGACAGGCTGGGCGGTGCAGGTGCACGCTTTATTCAGCTCCGCCTGAAGGATATGGAAGAAGACGCCCTGCGCGCAGAAATTCGGCAAGGCCATGCCTATGCCAAACAGCACGGCGTATGCCTTGTGTTGAACGATTATTGGCAGATCGCGCTGGATGAAGGCATAGATTACATTCATCTGGGGCAGGAAGATCTGGATACGGCAGATCTGGCCGCCATTCGCAAAGGCGGTATCCGCCTTGGCATTAGCACCCATTGCCATGAAGAGCTGGATCGCGCTCTAAGCTGCAACCCGGATTACGTGGCCCTTGGCCCTATATGGGAAACCAAGCTGAAAAAAATGGCGTTTGGCCCCCAAGGCCCACTGAAGCTGACAGAATGGCGCAAGCTGATTGGCAACCTGCCACTGGTTGCCATTGGCGGCATTACGCTGGAACGCGCCTGGGCGTGCATTGAGGCCGGGGCCGATAGTGTTTCTGCCGTATCTGCCTTTATTCGCCAGCCAGACCCGGAAGGGCAGGTTAAGGCGTGGCTGGCAGCCGTAGAAGGCTAA